The Epinephelus lanceolatus isolate andai-2023 chromosome 1, ASM4190304v1, whole genome shotgun sequence genome has a window encoding:
- the fmoda gene encoding fibromodulin a isoform X2, with amino-acid sequence MYCDGRGLTAMPTIPSRVKYLYLQNNAITAVPDSALVNATNVVWLMMHHNQLTSDSIGKKAFLQLEKLERLYLQHNNLTSVPPNLPRTLRDLRINHNKIEKVTAADLEGMDNLTILYLHDNAVTDMGTSLKALKSLTLLDISGNKLTKVPEALPEQLHQLYLESNSIDSLPEGFLGGFTQLQYIRMAHNQLTDKGIPANTFNVTGLVELDLSFNKLERIPPVSTTLQHLYLQANQIKEFTLGSFCSVVDVTNYSKLQTLRLDGNEISRQDIPTESSTCLRQASNIEV; translated from the exons ATGTACTGTGATGGGCGGGGCCTGACAGCCATGCCAACCATCCCCTCACGTGTGAAATACTTGTACctccaaaacaatgccatcacaGCTGTGCCGGACTCAGCTCTGGTAAATGCAACCAATGTGGTGTGGCTGATGATGCACCACAACCAGCTGACGTCTGACAGCATTGGCAAGAAG GCATTTTTGCAGTTGGAGAAACTGGAGCGTTTATATCTGCAGCACAACAATTTGACCAGTGTTCCCCCAAACCTCCCTCGCACCCTGCGGGACCTGAGGATCAACCACAACAAGATTGAAAAG GTAACAGCTGCAGACCTAGAGGGAATGGATAACCTCACCATCCTGTATCTCCATGACAACGCTGTCACGGACATGGGCACATCACTGAAGGCACTGAAATCCCTCACACTGCTGGACATCAGTGGGAACAAGTTGACAAAG GTCCCGGAGGCCCTGCCAGAACAACTGCACCAACTCTACCTGGAGTCCAACTCCATTGATTCTCTACCAGAGGGCTTCCTGGGTGGTTTCACTCAGCTGCAGTATATCAGGATGGCTCACAATCAGCTCACAGACAAGGGTATCCCTGCCAACACCTTTAATGTGACCGGGCTGGTGGAGCTGGACCTGAGCTTCAATAAACTGGAGAGGATTCCCCCAGTGAGCACCACACTACAGCATCTGTATCTGCAGGCCAACCAGATCAAAG AGTTCACCCTGGGTAGTTTCTGCAGCGTTGTGGATGTGACCAACTACTCCAAGCTCCAGACGCTGCGACTGGATGGGAATGAGATCAGTCGTCAGGACATCCCGACAGAGTCATCCACCTGCCTGCGCCAGGCTTCCAACATTGAGGTCTAA
- the fmoda gene encoding fibromodulin a isoform X1 has product MRVVTVFLLSALLPLSLSHQGDPFAWLYGPRSLRYGFQQADSTGGECPEECDCPPSFPVAMYCDGRGLTAMPTIPSRVKYLYLQNNAITAVPDSALVNATNVVWLMMHHNQLTSDSIGKKAFLQLEKLERLYLQHNNLTSVPPNLPRTLRDLRINHNKIEKVTAADLEGMDNLTILYLHDNAVTDMGTSLKALKSLTLLDISGNKLTKVPEALPEQLHQLYLESNSIDSLPEGFLGGFTQLQYIRMAHNQLTDKGIPANTFNVTGLVELDLSFNKLERIPPVSTTLQHLYLQANQIKEFTLGSFCSVVDVTNYSKLQTLRLDGNEISRQDIPTESSTCLRQASNIEV; this is encoded by the exons ATGCGTGTGGTGACTGTCTTCCTCTTGTCTGCCCTGcttccactctctctctcccatcaAGGGGACCCCTTCGCCTGGCTGTACGGCCCGCGCAGCTTGAGATATGGCTTCCAGCAGGCAGACTCCACAGGAGGGGAGTGTCCAGAAGAGTGTGACTGCCCCCCCTCCTTCCCAGTCGCCATGTACTGTGATGGGCGGGGCCTGACAGCCATGCCAACCATCCCCTCACGTGTGAAATACTTGTACctccaaaacaatgccatcacaGCTGTGCCGGACTCAGCTCTGGTAAATGCAACCAATGTGGTGTGGCTGATGATGCACCACAACCAGCTGACGTCTGACAGCATTGGCAAGAAG GCATTTTTGCAGTTGGAGAAACTGGAGCGTTTATATCTGCAGCACAACAATTTGACCAGTGTTCCCCCAAACCTCCCTCGCACCCTGCGGGACCTGAGGATCAACCACAACAAGATTGAAAAG GTAACAGCTGCAGACCTAGAGGGAATGGATAACCTCACCATCCTGTATCTCCATGACAACGCTGTCACGGACATGGGCACATCACTGAAGGCACTGAAATCCCTCACACTGCTGGACATCAGTGGGAACAAGTTGACAAAG GTCCCGGAGGCCCTGCCAGAACAACTGCACCAACTCTACCTGGAGTCCAACTCCATTGATTCTCTACCAGAGGGCTTCCTGGGTGGTTTCACTCAGCTGCAGTATATCAGGATGGCTCACAATCAGCTCACAGACAAGGGTATCCCTGCCAACACCTTTAATGTGACCGGGCTGGTGGAGCTGGACCTGAGCTTCAATAAACTGGAGAGGATTCCCCCAGTGAGCACCACACTACAGCATCTGTATCTGCAGGCCAACCAGATCAAAG AGTTCACCCTGGGTAGTTTCTGCAGCGTTGTGGATGTGACCAACTACTCCAAGCTCCAGACGCTGCGACTGGATGGGAATGAGATCAGTCGTCAGGACATCCCGACAGAGTCATCCACCTGCCTGCGCCAGGCTTCCAACATTGAGGTCTAA